In the genome of Tropicibacter oceani, one region contains:
- a CDS encoding IS5 family transposase has product MSRPIPPTYKTRNWPAYNEALKRRGSLTIWFDPEMIWDAVPTGRRGRQQSYSDAAIQTCLSMKVLFGMALRQTTGFVESLLQLVGLNWTVPDFSTLSRRQKTLAVNIPYRGSKGPLHLLIDSTGIKVEGEGEWHARKHGGPKRRVWRKIHLGIDEETLEVRAVEITGSHIGDAPILPDLLDQIPQDQEIGSVTADGAYDTRKCHDAIADRGAHAVIPPRKNAKPWKTITAGAVARNEALRAAKYLGRALWRRWSGYHRRSRVETKMHCMKLLGQRLMARDFDRQVAELQVRIAVLNGYTALGMPVTEVVG; this is encoded by the coding sequence ATGAGCAGACCCATACCCCCGACCTACAAGACCAGAAACTGGCCAGCCTACAATGAAGCGCTCAAGCGCCGGGGCTCGCTGACGATCTGGTTCGACCCTGAGATGATCTGGGATGCCGTGCCGACAGGCAGGCGTGGCCGCCAGCAGAGCTATAGCGACGCCGCCATACAGACGTGCCTCTCGATGAAAGTGCTGTTCGGCATGGCGCTCCGGCAGACGACCGGGTTCGTCGAGAGCCTGCTGCAGCTGGTCGGTCTGAACTGGACGGTGCCCGACTTCAGCACGCTATCTCGCCGCCAGAAGACCTTGGCCGTCAACATCCCATACCGCGGCTCCAAGGGGCCGTTGCACCTGTTGATAGACAGCACCGGGATCAAGGTCGAGGGCGAAGGCGAGTGGCACGCCCGCAAGCATGGCGGCCCTAAACGCCGCGTCTGGCGCAAGATCCACTTGGGGATTGATGAGGAAACGCTGGAGGTTCGGGCCGTCGAAATCACCGGGAGCCACATCGGTGATGCGCCGATCCTACCCGACCTTCTCGACCAAATCCCGCAGGACCAGGAAATCGGTAGCGTCACGGCTGATGGCGCCTACGACACGCGCAAATGCCACGATGCGATTGCAGATCGCGGCGCCCATGCCGTCATCCCGCCCCGCAAAAACGCGAAGCCCTGGAAGACGATCACCGCCGGAGCCGTGGCGCGAAACGAGGCCTTGCGCGCGGCGAAATACCTGGGCCGCGCACTCTGGCGACGATGGAGCGGATACCACCGCCGAAGCCGCGTCGAGACAAAAATGCATTGTATGAAGTTGCTGGGCCAGCGGCTCATGGCGCGGGACTTCGACCGCCAGGTCGCGGAACTCCAGGTCCGCATTGCCGTCCTGAACGGCTACACCGCGCTCGGCATGCCCGTCACGGAAGTCGTAGGATAA
- a CDS encoding cytochrome ubiquinol oxidase subunit I: MEIGLVELSRMQFALTAMYHFLFVPLTLGLSILVAIMETVYVMTGRPIWRQMTKFWGTLFGINFVLGVATGITMEFQFGMNWSYYSHYVGDIFGAPLAIEGLMAFFLEATFVGLFFFGWDKLSRVQHMVVAWLVAIGSNFSALWILIANGWMQNPVGAQFNPDTMRMEMTSFFDVLFNEVAQAKFVHTVSAGYVTASVFVLGVSALYLIQDRHRDLARRSIAVASAFGLAAALSVVVLGDESGYSASHTQKMKLAAIEAMWETHDAPAPFTAVGFPDQAARETHYAVEIPWAMGLIGTRSLNTEIPGINDLVAEAEDRIRDGLIAYDALMTIREQREDTAQSVRSTFEAHSENLGFALLLKRYVDDPRDATEAQIKMAADDTVPGVAPLFWAFRLMVALGFSFIAVMAYFFYRASFRQMQFPRWSLYAAVAIIPTPWIAAELGWFVAEFGRQPWTVDGVLPTALSASHLSIMDLLITLAGFIAFYSVLFVIEMSLMVKYIRKGPFLDVDETNAWMQRHETRLRRDAGDTALAATPAE, from the coding sequence ATGGAGATCGGACTGGTCGAGCTGTCGCGCATGCAATTCGCGCTGACCGCCATGTATCACTTTCTCTTCGTGCCGCTGACGCTGGGTCTGTCGATCCTCGTTGCCATCATGGAGACCGTCTATGTCATGACCGGCCGCCCGATCTGGCGGCAGATGACGAAATTCTGGGGCACGCTGTTCGGCATCAACTTTGTGCTGGGCGTCGCCACCGGGATCACCATGGAATTCCAGTTCGGCATGAACTGGAGCTATTACAGCCACTATGTCGGCGACATCTTCGGCGCGCCGCTGGCCATCGAAGGGCTGATGGCCTTTTTCCTCGAAGCCACCTTTGTCGGGCTGTTTTTCTTTGGCTGGGACAAGCTGAGCCGCGTCCAGCACATGGTGGTGGCCTGGCTGGTCGCCATCGGGTCGAACTTTTCGGCGCTGTGGATCCTGATCGCCAACGGCTGGATGCAGAACCCGGTGGGCGCCCAGTTCAACCCCGACACCATGCGGATGGAGATGACCTCGTTCTTTGATGTGCTGTTCAACGAAGTGGCGCAGGCCAAGTTCGTGCACACGGTATCGGCGGGCTATGTCACTGCCTCGGTCTTTGTGCTGGGGGTTTCGGCGCTGTACCTGATCCAGGACCGGCACCGCGACCTGGCGCGTCGTTCGATCGCCGTGGCGTCGGCCTTTGGGCTGGCGGCAGCGCTGTCGGTGGTCGTGCTGGGGGACGAATCCGGCTATTCGGCCAGCCACACCCAAAAGATGAAGCTGGCCGCGATCGAGGCGATGTGGGAAACCCACGACGCCCCTGCCCCCTTTACCGCCGTCGGCTTTCCCGACCAGGCCGCCCGCGAGACGCATTACGCCGTCGAAATTCCCTGGGCGATGGGCCTGATCGGCACACGCAGCCTGAACACGGAAATCCCCGGCATCAACGACCTGGTCGCCGAAGCCGAGGACCGCATCCGCGACGGGCTGATCGCCTATGACGCGCTGATGACCATCCGCGAACAGCGCGAGGACACCGCGCAATCGGTACGAAGCACCTTCGAGGCGCATTCCGAGAACCTGGGCTTTGCGCTGCTGCTCAAACGCTATGTCGACGATCCGCGCGACGCGACCGAGGCGCAGATCAAGATGGCCGCCGATGACACCGTGCCGGGCGTGGCGCCGCTGTTCTGGGCCTTCCGTCTGATGGTGGCGCTTGGCTTCAGCTTCATCGCGGTCATGGCCTATTTCTTCTACCGGGCCTCGTTCCGGCAGATGCAATTCCCGCGCTGGTCGCTTTATGCCGCCGTCGCCATCATCCCGACCCCCTGGATCGCCGCCGAGCTGGGCTGGTTCGTGGCCGAATTCGGCCGCCAGCCCTGGACCGTCGACGGCGTTCTGCCCACCGCGCTGAGCGCCTCGCATCTGAGCATCATGGATCTGCTGATCACCCTGGCCGGCTTCATCGCCTTCTACTCGGTGCTCTTCGTGATCGAGATGAGCCTGATGGTGAAATACATCCGCAAGGGCCCGTTCCTGGACGTGGATGAAACCAACGCCTGGATGCAACGGCACGAGACGCGCCTGCGCCGCGATGCCGGTGACACCGCGCTTGCTGCCACCCCTGCGGAGTAA
- a CDS encoding SH3 domain-containing protein yields MHRTLLLAGIIGIAITALADPAAAGWRDRYEVQGVEEDDMLKMRAGPGTGYKVILGLPNGTRLRVTSCEQTGGTRWCKVSLDGAPGLRGYVSWAYLRQM; encoded by the coding sequence ATGCACAGAACCCTCTTGCTGGCGGGCATCATCGGGATCGCGATCACCGCTTTGGCAGACCCGGCGGCGGCGGGCTGGCGGGATCGCTACGAAGTTCAGGGTGTCGAAGAAGATGACATGCTCAAGATGCGGGCCGGCCCGGGCACCGGGTACAAGGTGATCCTGGGGCTTCCGAACGGCACCAGGCTGCGCGTGACCAGTTGCGAGCAGACCGGCGGCACGCGCTGGTGCAAGGTGTCGCTGGACGGCGCGCCGGGGCTGCGCGGCTATGTCTCGTGGGCGTATTTGCGGCAGATGTGA
- the cydB gene encoding cytochrome d ubiquinol oxidase subunit II gives MILYELIDYDILRVIWWTLLGVLLIGFALTDGFDMGVGALLPFVARTDIERRVAINTVGPVWEGNQVWFILGGGAIFAAWPPLYAVSFSGFYLAMFVVLAAFIVRPVAFKYRSKRPDPAWRARWDWALFAGGAVPALLFGVAVGNVLLGVPFYLTEDLMPMYPGNFAIKFLGLLRPFALLAGVVSLSMLLMHGAAWLSLKAEGPVAARARAIGTRAGIVAAAGYALAGLWLATGIDGFALGEVAANGPSNPLYSQVTRGGSWLAAYADRPWIAIAPALGFLGIGLAVMGLRAGREVSTLLWSKLGIFGIIASVGLTMFPFILPSTLDPNSSLTVWDASSSHQTLFIMLVVTAIFMPLILLYTAWVYKVLWGKVTEAQVTENPDTVY, from the coding sequence ATGATCCTTTATGAACTGATCGACTATGACATCCTGCGCGTGATCTGGTGGACGCTTCTGGGCGTGCTGCTGATCGGATTTGCCCTGACCGACGGGTTCGACATGGGGGTTGGCGCGCTGCTGCCCTTTGTCGCCAGGACCGATATCGAACGCCGCGTGGCGATCAACACCGTCGGCCCGGTCTGGGAAGGCAACCAGGTGTGGTTCATCCTGGGGGGCGGCGCGATCTTTGCCGCCTGGCCGCCGCTTTATGCGGTCAGCTTTTCGGGCTTTTACCTGGCGATGTTCGTGGTGCTGGCCGCCTTCATCGTGCGCCCCGTGGCCTTCAAGTACCGCTCAAAGCGGCCCGATCCGGCCTGGCGCGCGCGCTGGGACTGGGCGCTGTTCGCCGGCGGGGCGGTTCCGGCGCTGCTGTTCGGGGTGGCGGTCGGCAACGTGCTGCTGGGCGTGCCTTTCTACCTGACCGAAGACCTGATGCCGATGTATCCGGGCAATTTCGCCATCAAGTTCCTTGGCCTGCTGCGGCCCTTTGCGCTGCTGGCGGGGGTGGTGTCGCTGTCGATGCTGCTGATGCATGGCGCGGCCTGGCTGTCGCTCAAGGCCGAAGGCCCGGTGGCGGCGCGCGCCCGTGCCATCGGCACCCGCGCCGGGATCGTCGCGGCGGCGGGCTATGCGCTGGCCGGGCTGTGGCTGGCGACCGGGATCGACGGCTTTGCCCTGGGCGAGGTGGCGGCCAATGGCCCGTCCAACCCGCTGTATTCGCAGGTGACGCGCGGCGGGTCCTGGCTGGCCGCCTATGCGGACCGTCCCTGGATCGCCATTGCCCCTGCCCTTGGGTTCCTCGGGATCGGTCTGGCCGTGATGGGCCTGCGCGCCGGACGCGAGGTGTCGACCCTCTTGTGGTCCAAGCTGGGGATCTTCGGGATCATCGCCTCGGTCGGGTTGACCATGTTCCCCTTCATCCTGCCTTCGACGCTGGACCCCAACAGTTCGCTGACGGTGTGGGATGCCTCGTCGTCGCACCAGACGCTGTTCATCATGCTGGTGGTCACGGCGATCTTCATGCCGCTGATCCTGCTTTACACCGCCTGGGTCTACAAGGTGCTGTGGGGCAAGGTCACCGAGGCCCAAGTCACTGAAAACCCTGACACTGTTTACTGA
- a CDS encoding RrF2 family transcriptional regulator, producing the protein MRLTTRTNLAARTLMFCAVNDGQLVRTSDIARRCNASVNHIARVVQQLQAEGYLETVRGRSGGIRLARPGQRISIGAVFRIFETDIPFAECFDAQRNTCPLAQTCRLRTYVVRALEAFYHELDMVTLDDLVRGNCGLNDLLAMHPVPPGPCSDRPLQG; encoded by the coding sequence ATGCGCCTGACGACACGAACCAACCTTGCCGCGCGCACGCTGATGTTCTGCGCGGTCAACGACGGCCAACTGGTGCGGACTTCGGATATCGCGCGGCGCTGCAATGCCTCGGTCAACCACATTGCGCGCGTGGTCCAGCAGCTGCAGGCCGAGGGCTATCTTGAAACGGTGCGCGGGCGCAGCGGCGGCATCCGGCTGGCCCGGCCGGGGCAGCGCATTTCGATCGGGGCGGTCTTTCGGATCTTTGAAACCGACATTCCCTTTGCCGAATGCTTTGACGCGCAGCGCAACACCTGCCCGCTGGCGCAGACCTGCCGGCTAAGGACCTATGTGGTCCGGGCGCTCGAAGCCTTTTATCACGAGTTGGACATGGTCACGCTGGATGACCTGGTGCGCGGCAATTGCGGGTTGAACGACCTGTTGGCCATGCATCCCGTGCCGCCCGGGCCCTGTTCGGACCGTCCCTTGCAGGGGTGA
- the cydX gene encoding cytochrome bd-I oxidase subunit CydX, with translation MWYFAWLLGLPLAAMFAVLNAIWLEMRTDACLSDEGDCPIGEHRH, from the coding sequence ATGTGGTATTTCGCCTGGCTTCTTGGACTGCCGCTTGCCGCGATGTTCGCCGTGCTGAACGCGATCTGGCTGGAAATGCGCACCGATGCCTGCCTGTCCGACGAAGGGGACTGCCCGATCGGCGAACACAGGCACTGA
- a CDS encoding amino acid ABC transporter ATP-binding/permease protein: MKPLFRMLVLLVRDEPRAFARGLALALVVLVMGVALLALSGWFITAAAAAGMIGLGTVFNVFAPSAMVRFLALGRTAARYGERLTTHDATLRALSALRLRLLRAVLSAPYRRLERLRASVFLNRVTADVDALDGMALRLVLPGAAGLAVIALTGLAVAVLVAPILGLVIVLGYGAAPSLIFWVGQRLARTPGRRSESGMQAMRSRLIDLIAVREDLIAFGRVQQARADVTRASAYQSQGQAALERIERQTGFWLELVGWVVVALTLGIGAARVQAGDITAAQAAIGIFAALALSEAVAPVRRALSEIGRMRSAARRIEPLLQHPAPARPADPASSKGGALVAAGLVATRGGRAAPLFAPLDFTLVPGQTVALTGRSGCGKSTVLLMAAGQIAPFAGQLTLGGAPLQAIAPDLRAQTIAMVPQRHALVAGSIAQNLRLADPSASDAALWAALEAAQLAETIHARGGLDAALGFRGAGLSGGESRRLVLARALLRRPALLLLDEPTEGLDAPVARQVLAALRAALPDAAILMAAHRPEEVAFSDQVVALTPPRQPG, translated from the coding sequence ATGAAACCGCTGTTCAGGATGCTTGTGCTGCTGGTGCGGGACGAACCGCGCGCTTTTGCCAGGGGGCTGGCGCTGGCGCTTGTCGTGCTGGTCATGGGGGTCGCGCTTTTGGCGCTGTCGGGCTGGTTCATCACCGCCGCGGCGGCAGCGGGCATGATCGGGCTGGGCACCGTGTTCAACGTCTTTGCGCCCTCGGCCATGGTCCGGTTCCTGGCGCTGGGGCGTACGGCGGCGCGCTATGGCGAGCGTCTGACAACCCATGACGCCACGCTGCGCGCCCTGTCGGCGCTGCGGCTGCGGTTGTTGCGGGCGGTGCTGAGCGCCCCTTACCGACGCCTTGAACGGTTGCGGGCCAGCGTGTTCCTGAACCGGGTGACGGCGGATGTGGACGCGTTGGACGGCATGGCGCTGCGGCTGGTGCTGCCGGGTGCGGCGGGGCTTGCGGTGATCGCGCTGACCGGGCTGGCGGTTGCGGTGCTGGTCGCGCCGATCCTGGGGCTGGTCATCGTATTGGGCTATGGCGCGGCGCCCAGTTTGATTTTTTGGGTCGGGCAGCGGCTGGCCCGGACCCCGGGCCGGCGGTCCGAATCCGGCATGCAGGCCATGCGCAGCCGCCTGATCGACCTGATCGCCGTGCGCGAGGACCTGATCGCCTTTGGCCGGGTGCAGCAGGCCCGCGCCGATGTCACCCGGGCAAGCGCATACCAGTCACAGGGCCAGGCCGCGCTGGAGCGGATCGAGCGGCAGACCGGGTTCTGGCTCGAGCTTGTCGGCTGGGTGGTTGTCGCCCTGACGCTTGGGATCGGCGCGGCGCGGGTGCAGGCGGGCGATATCACCGCAGCGCAGGCCGCCATCGGCATCTTTGCGGCCCTGGCCCTGTCCGAGGCGGTCGCCCCGGTGCGCCGCGCCCTGTCCGAGATTGGCCGCATGCGCTCGGCGGCGCGGCGGATCGAACCGCTGCTGCAGCACCCTGCCCCCGCCCGGCCCGCGGATCCGGCCAGCAGCAAGGGCGGAGCGCTTGTCGCCGCCGGGCTGGTGGCCACGCGCGGTGGCCGCGCCGCGCCGCTGTTCGCGCCGCTGGATTTCACCCTGGTGCCGGGACAGACCGTTGCCCTGACCGGGCGCAGCGGTTGCGGCAAATCCACCGTGCTGCTGATGGCGGCCGGACAGATTGCGCCCTTTGCCGGGCAGCTGACGCTGGGCGGCGCACCCCTGCAGGCCATCGCCCCGGATCTGCGTGCGCAGACCATCGCCATGGTGCCGCAGCGCCATGCGCTGGTCGCCGGAAGCATTGCCCAGAACCTCAGGCTGGCCGATCCTTCTGCCAGTGACGCGGCGCTTTGGGCGGCGCTTGAGGCCGCGCAGCTTGCCGAGACGATCCACGCCCGGGGCGGGCTGGACGCGGCGCTGGGGTTTCGCGGCGCCGGGCTGTCGGGCGGCGAATCCCGCAGGCTGGTGCTGGCGCGCGCGTTGCTGCGCCGCCCTGCCCTGTTGCTGCTGGACGAGCCGACCGAGGGTCTGGATGCCCCGGTGGCCCGGCAGGTCCTGGCCGCCCTGCGCGCCGCCCTGCCGGATGCGGCGATCCTGATGGCCGCCCACCGCCCCGAAGAGGTCGCCTTTTCCGACCAGGTCGTGGCCCTGACCCCGCCGCGCCAGCCCGGCTGA
- a CDS encoding peptidoglycan-binding domain-containing protein: MPWAAGRPALDVTKSLAAAPNGLDRLTPIGLLRQSVQGSRLAVDPDTLLVREGPKAGSLGTCTPANFATLAQLGFGGPAHDARRIRCLDGRVFAEDTAPGASDIGALTLLDSDPFAARDTIDTAPWTWTILQPRPDQPPVSEVRFQGEQVALAAGRFAFDDYRALALPFSGTWHLVASDGLREHPAGRFGLLQGARPGFVDDPALVSTATSDRSPEGSEALLCLETKAGTVQYDVDGTPSAVDRCADWRGTDGFWSYRQGPVSGVEATGTASNGPVMRRNIAKGRFTDLVATGLPRVDAGGIKVPNALGVLTLTPSGTALDLASHSGATALFARLDGTYAAVTDNALHDLDGQPDPDDCPGIDAILTRLNNRVRIEAVERRGEHGLRIFGRDADQGPVRLSASCLHPEAISVFTETVSVATRTRHDALPADSAGSGFLGVQTNADAGGLTLTDGVDRQVAMKLDGDGAVLTLLGRNGGRNLVAVTEREAYLLDIDAALSLLAASPAQTTDVPEPVTEPQTEPARDPENRVGPSKPADPPVKPVEPQTSVESPPAAPQSAPPSPQIRPRSAPERAVEVLIDPRTLDRSAIRVLQTRLQRMGFYRITIDGLTGPGTDRAIRAYQQARGEAQTGLLTPSQAADLLGDPQ; encoded by the coding sequence ATGCCCTGGGCGGCAGGCAGGCCCGCACTGGATGTCACGAAATCCCTTGCCGCCGCACCGAACGGATTGGACCGGCTGACCCCGATCGGACTGCTGCGCCAATCCGTTCAGGGAAGCCGTCTTGCGGTCGATCCCGACACCCTGTTGGTCCGCGAAGGCCCCAAAGCCGGTTCCCTGGGCACTTGTACACCCGCCAATTTCGCAACATTGGCGCAACTGGGTTTTGGCGGACCAGCCCATGACGCACGGCGCATACGATGCCTGGACGGCCGTGTTTTCGCCGAGGATACAGCCCCCGGGGCAAGCGACATCGGCGCCTTGACGCTGCTTGACAGTGATCCCTTCGCGGCCCGCGACACGATCGACACGGCGCCCTGGACCTGGACCATCCTGCAGCCCCGCCCTGACCAGCCCCCTGTCAGCGAGGTGCGGTTTCAAGGCGAACAAGTCGCCCTGGCAGCGGGTCGCTTTGCCTTTGATGATTATCGCGCCCTGGCCCTGCCCTTTTCCGGCACCTGGCATCTGGTTGCTTCGGACGGACTTCGGGAACATCCCGCGGGTCGCTTTGGTCTGCTGCAAGGCGCGCGACCGGGGTTTGTGGACGATCCTGCCTTGGTCAGCACCGCGACGTCTGATCGATCGCCTGAAGGCAGCGAAGCGCTTCTTTGCCTTGAGACAAAGGCCGGAACGGTCCAATACGACGTCGATGGAACCCCCAGTGCCGTTGACCGATGCGCCGACTGGCGCGGAACCGATGGCTTTTGGAGCTATCGGCAAGGGCCCGTTTCCGGGGTCGAGGCCACCGGAACGGCCTCGAACGGACCGGTGATGCGCCGCAACATTGCCAAGGGACGGTTTACCGATCTCGTGGCCACCGGGTTGCCGCGCGTCGATGCCGGCGGCATCAAGGTGCCCAACGCTCTGGGCGTGCTGACCTTGACCCCGTCCGGTACCGCGTTGGATCTGGCCAGCCATTCCGGCGCAACCGCGCTGTTTGCCCGCCTTGATGGCACCTACGCCGCCGTCACGGACAATGCGTTGCACGATCTGGACGGACAGCCCGATCCGGACGACTGCCCGGGCATTGATGCAATTTTGACCCGTCTGAACAACCGCGTCCGGATCGAAGCCGTCGAACGTCGCGGCGAACACGGCCTGCGGATTTTCGGGCGCGATGCCGACCAAGGACCTGTCCGGCTATCCGCAAGCTGTTTGCACCCCGAAGCCATCTCGGTCTTCACCGAGACCGTTTCCGTGGCCACACGCACCCGCCACGACGCCCTGCCCGCAGACAGCGCGGGGTCGGGTTTTCTTGGGGTGCAGACAAATGCGGACGCAGGCGGGCTGACACTGACCGATGGCGTCGATCGCCAGGTAGCCATGAAGCTTGACGGGGATGGCGCGGTATTGACCCTGCTTGGGCGAAACGGCGGGCGCAATCTTGTGGCCGTCACCGAAAGGGAGGCCTATCTTCTTGATATCGACGCTGCTTTGTCCTTGCTCGCCGCATCCCCCGCTCAGACCACCGATGTGCCGGAACCGGTGACAGAACCACAAACCGAACCAGCGCGTGACCCGGAAAACCGCGTCGGTCCTTCCAAACCGGCTGACCCTCCAGTCAAGCCTGTCGAACCGCAAACCAGCGTCGAAAGCCCCCCCGCCGCGCCGCAATCCGCCCCCCCAAGCCCGCAGATCCGGCCCAGGTCCGCGCCCGAAAGGGCTGTCGAGGTCTTGATCGATCCCAGAACGCTGGATCGCAGTGCCATACGCGTTCTGCAAACGCGGCTGCAGCGCATGGGCTTTTACCGGATAACCATCGACGGCTTGACCGGCCCGGGAACTGATCGGGCAATCCGGGCCTACCAACAGGCCCGCGGAGAAGCGCAAACCGGTCTGTTGACCCCGTCACAAGCCGCCGACCTTCTGGGAGACCCGCAATGA
- the cydD gene encoding thiol reductant ABC exporter subunit CydD has product MADLPAANATSERKTRLGGALSLAASLLWIAQAAIIAAVLSALLTGQDSRGWVMALAFLALGLARAVLNRLALATLAAAAETRLQALRHEIIGTESASADASAFGGAGAIAALTSDKLEALRPFLLRYQPARLRVMIAPLVILAITAWVSWAAAVVLLAAGPLIPVFMALVGWAAKEASARQMVEIGSLNDLLADRLAALSDLRLVGAGPQVIDGFAKASESLRQRTMAVLRIAFLSSTVLELFSALGVAMIAVWVGFALLGELSWGTWGTALTPFRGIFLLLLAPDFFQPLRDLAAAWHDKSAADAVMAELADWRSGDRRAVLGTGASADALRFGGLSLTGLQADQGGRTLRFPDLDLRPGDSLALCGPSGAGKTTLLRLIAGLVPPSGGAIRLGRDLLTQDNADAWRACLGWMPQTPRFLGRSLRHNIGFGQALDSAILVQSRVAPIIETLPAGDRTPLGETGAGLSGGEARRVMLARALHRRPGLLLADEPTADLDAETAQDIIDGLLAYVAQGGTLIVATHDPRLMARMDRQMTLEARP; this is encoded by the coding sequence ATGGCCGATCTTCCTGCGGCGAACGCGACATCTGAACGAAAAACCCGGCTGGGCGGCGCGCTATCGCTGGCGGCCAGCCTGCTCTGGATCGCGCAGGCCGCGATCATCGCCGCCGTCCTGTCGGCGCTGCTGACCGGCCAGGACAGCCGCGGCTGGGTCATGGCGCTGGCTTTTTTGGCGCTGGGGTTGGCGCGGGCGGTTTTGAACCGGCTGGCGCTGGCCACGCTGGCCGCCGCCGCCGAAACCCGCCTGCAGGCCCTGCGCCACGAGATCATCGGCACGGAAAGCGCCTCGGCCGACGCTTCGGCATTTGGCGGCGCGGGGGCCATCGCCGCCCTGACCAGCGACAAGCTCGAGGCGCTGCGCCCTTTCCTGCTGCGCTACCAACCGGCCCGGCTGCGGGTGATGATCGCCCCGCTGGTGATCCTGGCCATCACGGCCTGGGTCAGCTGGGCGGCGGCCGTCGTGCTTTTGGCGGCAGGCCCGTTGATCCCCGTGTTCATGGCCCTGGTGGGCTGGGCCGCGAAAGAGGCAAGCGCCCGCCAGATGGTCGAAATCGGGTCGCTGAACGACCTGCTGGCCGACCGACTGGCAGCGCTATCCGATCTGAGGCTGGTGGGCGCAGGGCCGCAGGTGATCGATGGCTTTGCCAAGGCATCAGAGTCGTTGCGGCAGCGGACCATGGCGGTGCTGCGCATCGCTTTCCTGTCCTCGACCGTGCTGGAGCTGTTCTCGGCGCTTGGGGTGGCGATGATCGCGGTCTGGGTCGGATTTGCCCTGCTGGGTGAATTGTCCTGGGGCACCTGGGGCACCGCGCTGACGCCGTTCCGGGGCATTTTCCTGCTGCTGCTGGCGCCGGATTTCTTTCAGCCGCTGCGCGATCTGGCGGCGGCCTGGCACGACAAATCCGCCGCCGATGCGGTGATGGCCGAGCTTGCCGACTGGCGATCGGGCGACCGCCGTGCGGTGCTGGGAACGGGCGCCTCCGCCGATGCGCTGCGCTTTGGCGGGCTTTCACTGACAGGCCTGCAGGCGGATCAGGGCGGCCGGACCCTGCGGTTTCCCGACCTTGATCTGCGCCCCGGCGACAGCCTGGCCCTGTGCGGGCCCAGCGGCGCGGGCAAGACCACGCTGTTGCGGCTGATCGCGGGGCTGGTTCCGCCCTCGGGCGGGGCGATCCGGCTGGGCCGCGATCTGCTGACGCAGGACAACGCCGATGCCTGGCGCGCCTGTCTGGGCTGGATGCCGCAGACGCCGCGCTTTCTGGGGCGTTCGCTACGCCACAACATCGGCTTTGGACAGGCGCTGGACAGTGCCATCCTTGTCCAAAGCCGCGTGGCGCCGATCATCGAAACCCTTCCGGCGGGTGATCGGACGCCGCTGGGCGAAACCGGCGCCGGCCTGTCGGGCGGCGAAGCCCGCCGCGTCATGCTGGCGCGCGCCCTGCACCGGCGCCCCGGGCTGCTGCTGGCAGACGAGCCGACCGCCGACCTTGACGCCGAAACCGCGCAGGACATCATCGATGGGCTTCTGGCCTATGTCGCGCAAGGCGGCACGCTGATCGTGGCGACCCATGACCCAAGGCTGATGGCCCGCATGGACCGCCAGATGACATTGGAGGCACGGCCATGA